One genomic region from Actinocatenispora thailandica encodes:
- a CDS encoding 3-keto-5-aminohexanoate cleavage protein, with the protein MAGTLITVAPTGAESKKSEVPALPVTLAELVSTAKECEALGASVVHVHIRGADAEPTLDLGRLKDTVAALRAETNLIVQLSSGGAVTDPESDRLRVLEAEPDMASCTMGTVNFGDDVFANRWEFIVELHTRLRDAKIVPEYEIFDLGHLASLARLLDKHGLPFGGHVHVDFVMGVPGGMSGSAQTLVAAANEVRTLLPADTTFAATGIGRTTLPVLLTSLAAGGHLRVGMEDTLTYARRQPVESNMQLVARAAGLARLAQRPPMPVAEARALLHIRD; encoded by the coding sequence ATGGCGGGGACGTTGATCACGGTGGCGCCGACGGGCGCCGAGTCGAAGAAGTCCGAGGTGCCGGCGCTGCCGGTGACCCTGGCGGAGCTGGTCTCCACGGCGAAGGAGTGCGAGGCGCTCGGCGCGAGCGTGGTGCACGTGCACATCCGTGGCGCGGATGCCGAGCCGACGCTGGACCTGGGCCGGCTGAAGGACACCGTGGCGGCGCTGCGCGCCGAGACGAACCTGATCGTGCAGCTGTCCTCGGGCGGCGCGGTGACCGACCCGGAGTCCGACCGGCTGCGGGTGCTGGAAGCCGAGCCGGACATGGCCTCCTGCACCATGGGTACGGTCAACTTCGGCGACGACGTGTTCGCCAACCGGTGGGAGTTCATCGTCGAGCTGCACACCCGGCTGCGCGACGCGAAGATCGTCCCGGAGTACGAGATCTTCGACCTCGGGCACCTGGCCTCGCTGGCGCGGCTGCTGGACAAGCACGGCCTGCCGTTCGGCGGGCACGTGCACGTCGACTTCGTGATGGGCGTACCGGGCGGCATGTCCGGCAGCGCGCAGACCCTGGTCGCCGCCGCGAACGAGGTGCGCACGCTGCTGCCGGCCGACACCACGTTCGCCGCGACCGGCATCGGCCGGACCACCCTGCCGGTGCTGCTCACCTCGCTCGCCGCCGGCGGTCACCTGCGGGTCGGCATGGAGGACACCCTGACGTACGCGCGGCGGCAGCCGGTGGAGAGCAACATGCAGCTGGTGGCGCGGGCCGCCGGGCTGGCCCGGCTCGCCCAGCGCCCGCCGATGCCGGTCGCCGAGGCCCGCGCCTTGCTGCACATCCGGGACTGA